A window from Pseudomonas frederiksbergensis encodes these proteins:
- the yajC gene encoding preprotein translocase subunit YajC encodes MSFFISNAMADAAAPAAGPMGGGFEWIFLVGFLVIFYLMIWRPQAKRAKEQKTLLGSLQKGDEVVTTGGIAGKITKVSDDFVVLEVSDTVEMKFQKGAIAATLPKGTLKAI; translated from the coding sequence ATGAGCTTTTTTATCTCTAATGCCATGGCTGACGCTGCTGCACCTGCTGCAGGCCCAATGGGCGGCGGCTTTGAGTGGATTTTCCTGGTCGGTTTCCTGGTCATCTTCTACCTGATGATCTGGCGTCCACAGGCCAAGCGCGCCAAAGAGCAGAAAACCCTGCTGGGCAGCCTGCAAAAAGGTGACGAAGTTGTGACCACCGGTGGTATCGCCGGCAAGATCACCAAAGTGTCCGACGACTTCGTTGTACTGGAAGTCTCCGACACCGTCGAAATGAAGTTCCAGAAAGGCGCCATTGCCGCCACGCTGCCAAAAGGCACGCTCAAAGCGATCTAA
- a CDS encoding DUF3077 domain-containing protein has product MTDQPELKTIGFTPAIYCSDQPLFHVTCNVPLGDALAMASDFLFLAKALTKDAAYAKDSDYHAWAAHYLTAMSKAVVDDAVKVLNRDRDNELASKRAGAKSEGLGDRTT; this is encoded by the coding sequence ATGACCGATCAACCCGAACTCAAAACCATCGGTTTCACCCCTGCCATCTACTGCTCCGATCAACCTCTGTTCCACGTCACCTGCAATGTCCCCCTCGGCGATGCGTTGGCCATGGCTTCTGATTTTCTGTTTCTCGCCAAGGCGCTGACCAAGGATGCGGCTTACGCCAAAGACTCGGATTACCACGCCTGGGCCGCGCATTATTTGACGGCGATGAGTAAGGCGGTGGTGGATGATGCGGTGAAGGTGCTGAATCGGGATCGGGATAATGAGCTGGCGTCCAAGCGGGCGGGGGCAAAGTCTGAGGGGCTGGGGGATCGGACGACTTAG
- a CDS encoding formate dehydrogenase subunit gamma, giving the protein MPDEMLQLPMVNSVLERHKGSAGALLPILHEIQEGIGYIPDAAVPEIAHALNLSQAEVRGVISFYHDFRTAPPARHILRLCRAESCKSRGAEQLAAQLRERLQLDDHGSSADGSISLRPVYCLGACACSPALELDGQVHARLSAERLDALLDACREDA; this is encoded by the coding sequence ATGCCTGATGAGATGTTGCAATTGCCGATGGTCAACAGCGTGCTGGAGCGCCACAAGGGCTCTGCTGGCGCACTGTTGCCGATTCTTCATGAGATTCAGGAGGGCATCGGTTACATCCCCGATGCGGCCGTCCCCGAGATTGCCCACGCGCTGAACCTGAGTCAGGCCGAGGTTCGCGGGGTGATCAGCTTTTACCATGACTTCCGTACCGCGCCGCCGGCCCGGCATATCCTGCGGCTGTGCCGCGCCGAGTCGTGCAAGAGTCGCGGCGCCGAGCAGCTTGCGGCGCAGTTGCGCGAACGTCTGCAACTGGACGATCACGGCAGTAGCGCCGACGGCAGCATCAGTTTGCGTCCGGTGTATTGCCTCGGTGCTTGCGCCTGCTCGCCCGCTCTGGAACTGGATGGCCAAGTGCATGCGCGGCTCAGTGCTGAGCGTCTGGATGCCTTGCTTGATGCTTGCCGGGAGGACGCATGA
- a CDS encoding ABC-three component system protein, which produces MKKIGVVFVHGFTGGENTWKNADGEKFSDLLKQDAGLANRYDFFEFDYFTKLISIYHSAPVQRVLGLIGFGKNRVRSNKPIKQLSESLDAYIRTRLEDYEHVILIAHSMGGLIAKDYILNYEEGNGPQPTGYISIAVPHKGSLGSVLLAPTMNVNAKEMQPLSDYGDALNSEWTHRKEELPRCMYIVALHDECVPVTSSIPFTVNKSEKFTFSHDHLSICKPNGPEDLVYMRVKSFLSSLAHDHSMNELAATTFDPDLNEYDKEIFVIKMILSGIGEMGIEDAKASFFHAEIISKAADQKDRIILVDLQNKVLGLYRQTFNEHFASSEGNEIFSEVHRLLLDQDAKVLESGVKYINFIHKKGLLQQLANKLNRHVIWSNDVTTDHIQDKM; this is translated from the coding sequence ATGAAAAAAATAGGAGTTGTTTTTGTTCACGGTTTTACCGGAGGAGAGAACACTTGGAAAAATGCCGACGGAGAGAAATTTAGCGACTTACTGAAACAAGATGCAGGATTAGCTAACCGATATGACTTCTTTGAATTCGATTACTTCACAAAACTGATTAGTATTTATCATTCAGCGCCGGTGCAAAGAGTCCTCGGCCTAATAGGTTTTGGAAAAAACAGGGTCAGGTCAAACAAGCCTATAAAACAACTGAGCGAATCCCTAGACGCCTATATTCGAACAAGACTTGAGGATTATGAGCATGTAATTCTCATTGCCCATAGCATGGGCGGTCTAATTGCAAAAGATTATATCTTAAACTATGAAGAGGGAAACGGCCCTCAGCCAACTGGATATATCTCCATCGCAGTTCCACATAAAGGTTCATTGGGCTCGGTCTTGCTGGCCCCAACCATGAATGTGAACGCTAAAGAAATGCAACCTCTCTCTGACTACGGTGATGCATTGAATTCAGAGTGGACGCATCGCAAAGAAGAGCTACCACGTTGCATGTACATAGTAGCCCTTCATGATGAATGTGTCCCAGTAACAAGCTCCATTCCATTCACAGTAAATAAATCCGAAAAGTTTACTTTTTCTCACGACCATCTTTCTATCTGCAAGCCGAACGGACCGGAGGATCTTGTATACATGAGAGTAAAAAGTTTCTTATCCTCACTTGCTCATGATCATAGCATGAATGAATTAGCAGCAACCACATTCGACCCAGATTTAAACGAATATGATAAAGAAATTTTCGTGATCAAAATGATCCTATCTGGGATAGGGGAAATGGGAATTGAAGATGCAAAAGCATCTTTTTTTCATGCGGAAATAATTTCAAAGGCAGCAGATCAAAAAGACCGGATAATATTAGTTGACCTTCAAAACAAGGTATTAGGACTGTATCGACAAACCTTTAACGAGCACTTTGCATCCAGTGAGGGAAATGAGATTTTTTCGGAAGTGCATCGACTCCTCTTAGACCAAGATGCAAAAGTCCTTGAGTCCGGCGTTAAATATATAAATTTCATACATAAAAAAGGTCTTCTTCAACAATTAGCCAACAAGCTAAACCGCCACGTTATCTGGTCAAATGACGTTACGACTGATCACATCCAGGATAAAATGTGA
- a CDS encoding serine/threonine protein kinase translates to MVVRNELVQREWKKRALGAVFTLDIAHKKNARILRYEHFLQPANRLLGFHTVWNGYLFFGRNRVSGVRVAIKFYYWGGDKTLHVEPQALSEIRSPNVIEIYDAGYADISYAYFVTPYYDAGDADEYLKRNVGNLAALDLTCQLLNGLTHLHQQRLLHRDLKPENIYIKDDGVAVIGDFGSIKKIPEGNSAVPGSKHSMLYRPPESIDSNQYGFTGDVYQTGVFLYQALGGFLPYEEIAWLTVSELKHYEGLHSPGDQTMFADQCLRTKISKGRILDYASLPAWVPENLKRIIRKACHTDPESRFSTASEFRLKLHDARRNVADWKVIDAVPTCNVGGRSFRLITSPQGSIVEKRVGGNWRRANNFVGESDQELCRAIDASQG, encoded by the coding sequence ATGGTCGTCAGGAATGAGCTCGTCCAGCGAGAGTGGAAAAAGCGCGCTCTGGGAGCGGTTTTCACCTTGGATATAGCGCATAAGAAAAATGCCCGTATCTTGCGATACGAGCATTTTCTTCAACCGGCCAACAGATTGCTAGGTTTTCACACAGTCTGGAATGGCTATTTGTTTTTTGGTAGAAATAGGGTGAGTGGTGTTCGCGTAGCAATAAAGTTTTATTACTGGGGAGGTGACAAGACATTGCATGTTGAGCCTCAGGCACTATCTGAAATACGATCACCAAATGTAATTGAAATTTATGATGCGGGTTATGCTGATATCTCTTACGCATATTTTGTTACGCCATACTATGATGCGGGGGATGCAGATGAGTACCTAAAGCGAAATGTAGGGAATTTAGCTGCTTTAGACCTTACCTGCCAACTTCTCAATGGTCTCACTCACCTGCATCAGCAAAGGCTTCTACATCGAGATTTGAAGCCTGAAAATATTTACATAAAAGACGACGGTGTAGCGGTTATTGGGGACTTCGGATCAATAAAGAAAATTCCCGAAGGTAATTCGGCTGTTCCTGGTTCAAAGCACTCAATGCTCTATAGACCTCCTGAGTCGATTGATTCAAATCAATATGGCTTTACTGGCGATGTTTATCAAACTGGTGTTTTCCTTTACCAGGCTCTAGGCGGTTTTCTGCCGTATGAGGAGATTGCGTGGCTAACTGTTTCTGAGTTAAAACATTATGAGGGGTTACATAGTCCTGGTGATCAGACGATGTTTGCTGATCAATGTCTGAGAACTAAAATATCTAAAGGTCGCATTCTAGATTATGCTTCACTGCCTGCATGGGTGCCTGAGAATCTTAAAAGGATCATTAGAAAAGCATGCCACACCGATCCCGAAAGTAGATTTTCCACAGCGTCAGAGTTTCGCTTGAAGCTGCATGATGCTCGTCGAAATGTAGCTGATTGGAAGGTTATTGATGCTGTTCCGACGTGCAATGTTGGTGGGCGAAGCTTTAGATTAATAACTAGTCCTCAAGGCTCAATTGTGGAAAAGCGAGTTGGAGGAAACTGGAGGCGCGCTAATAATTTCGTTGGGGAAAGTGATCAAGAGTTGTGTCGTGCTATTGACGCTAGCCAAGGTTGA
- a CDS encoding AAA family ATPase: protein MDVSPYLLVKKLLIKGLENTYEATFQEGVNLIWGDMDCGKSSILNLIDFCLGGSNENLLYGEITAKARIAYLEVSLNGKICTFERNIIDANAPIKVFVAEYANISDNFPMLMSASSTLQMPDGWVSDFILDSLGIAKVSIRESKIRDDAGADRLSFRDLMKLMYLKQTKVGADSLLNYGNNAVFNKNIEIQKFVFNIHDNRISSLNQQLTLESTILRELKTSEASISKFLSDVNISVGALATEETPLDDKNSELLELESSISKLKNDYKFATDVALSMAGKIVELKSSLATTRIEKHSLSKQHKNFADLKNTYQSDLECLNLSKITRGSLSKQHLQSISLPCPLCTTPVSLASTVISDDDIDGEIRSIKNRISGTHTALEKLWNRKLEISDSEDKALETLSALSTEFDRFNIDNISSLIMSIEAVEKAKVNVKIDIANIKRNIAISNKYSEISTKIDSKESVISGLKKSLRLVEEGLSGLDEVIAKLSGIFKKHMINSGLQNANGIFIDKKFIPHFRNISYYSSSSGGVRTITSIAGFVSRLKYLLQEPGNLPTFLMIDTPGQNIGRRGREDDDTADPALYNNIFKQIIEVTQKAETDSRVCQVIIVDNDLPPVLESGAKFHLVKRFRKKGGQFEKGLINDF from the coding sequence ATGGATGTTAGCCCGTACCTGTTAGTAAAAAAACTGTTAATAAAAGGACTTGAAAACACATATGAAGCAACCTTCCAAGAAGGAGTCAACCTAATTTGGGGCGACATGGATTGCGGAAAATCCAGTATTCTTAACCTTATTGACTTCTGCTTAGGCGGCAGCAATGAGAATCTACTTTATGGAGAAATAACAGCCAAAGCACGTATAGCTTATTTAGAAGTTAGTTTAAACGGCAAAATCTGCACTTTTGAAAGGAACATTATTGACGCCAATGCACCTATTAAAGTATTTGTAGCCGAGTATGCAAATATATCTGACAACTTCCCTATGCTTATGTCTGCCAGTTCCACTTTGCAGATGCCAGACGGATGGGTATCTGACTTCATACTTGATTCGTTAGGAATTGCTAAAGTAAGCATTCGAGAATCCAAAATTAGGGATGATGCAGGGGCGGACCGCCTTAGCTTCAGGGACTTAATGAAGTTAATGTATCTCAAGCAGACCAAGGTTGGCGCAGACAGCCTCCTGAACTATGGGAATAATGCTGTCTTTAACAAAAACATAGAAATACAAAAATTCGTTTTCAACATACATGACAATCGAATTTCGTCTTTAAACCAGCAATTGACGCTGGAATCAACAATATTACGCGAACTAAAGACCTCAGAAGCCTCAATATCTAAATTTTTATCAGATGTGAATATATCAGTCGGAGCACTAGCAACAGAGGAGACTCCACTAGACGATAAAAACTCTGAGCTATTGGAACTTGAAAGCAGTATTTCCAAACTGAAAAACGATTATAAATTTGCTACCGATGTGGCCTTATCAATGGCCGGAAAGATCGTCGAACTCAAAAGTTCGCTAGCAACAACAAGAATAGAAAAACACTCTTTATCTAAGCAACACAAGAACTTTGCAGATCTAAAAAACACATACCAAAGTGATTTGGAATGCTTAAATCTATCTAAAATTACCAGAGGCTCACTTTCTAAACAACATCTTCAAAGCATATCACTCCCCTGCCCTCTATGCACAACCCCCGTAAGTTTAGCGTCTACAGTCATCAGCGATGATGATATAGATGGCGAAATTCGTTCAATAAAAAATAGAATTTCGGGTACCCATACCGCTCTGGAAAAACTGTGGAACAGAAAATTAGAGATCTCTGACAGCGAGGACAAAGCGCTAGAGACTCTTAGTGCACTATCAACAGAGTTCGACAGGTTCAACATTGACAACATCTCCTCTTTGATTATGTCAATAGAGGCTGTCGAAAAAGCGAAAGTCAATGTAAAAATCGACATCGCAAATATAAAAAGAAATATTGCCATAAGCAATAAATATTCAGAAATCTCAACAAAAATCGACAGCAAGGAGTCTGTTATTTCAGGCTTAAAGAAAAGCCTTCGCTTGGTTGAGGAAGGGCTATCAGGCCTAGACGAAGTTATTGCCAAGCTTTCCGGAATCTTCAAAAAACACATGATAAATAGTGGCCTTCAAAATGCGAATGGCATTTTTATCGATAAAAAATTCATACCTCACTTCAGAAATATTTCCTATTACTCATCTTCATCCGGCGGCGTCAGAACCATAACTTCAATTGCTGGATTTGTTTCCCGATTAAAATATTTATTGCAAGAGCCAGGAAATCTACCTACTTTTTTGATGATTGATACTCCAGGCCAAAATATCGGGCGAAGAGGCCGAGAAGACGACGACACGGCTGATCCAGCGTTGTACAACAATATTTTTAAGCAAATTATCGAAGTCACCCAGAAGGCAGAGACAGACTCCAGAGTCTGCCAAGTAATAATCGTGGATAATGATCTTCCACCAGTGCTGGAATCAGGTGCTAAATTTCATCTCGTTAAAAGATTTAGAAAAAAAGGCGGACAATTTGAAAAAGGTTTGATTAATGACTTCTAA
- a CDS encoding DUF3010 family protein, whose translation MKICGVELSGSDAIFAIVDDGNWQECNTKKITFGDSLDRRSARFFYEAVNAFARDQHIELFAIKQRQDSGRFAGGGITFKMEAIFQLCPDADVIIVHSNTIAKDQKKNGWLRPDGMNKYQEVAYFTAKCASR comes from the coding sequence ATGAAAATTTGTGGGGTTGAGCTTAGTGGGAGTGACGCAATATTTGCGATTGTCGATGACGGTAACTGGCAGGAGTGTAATACCAAGAAAATAACTTTCGGCGATAGCTTAGACAGACGGTCGGCGAGGTTTTTTTATGAGGCTGTTAATGCGTTTGCACGTGATCAGCATATAGAGCTTTTTGCAATAAAGCAGAGGCAGGACTCAGGAAGGTTTGCTGGAGGAGGCATTACTTTTAAGATGGAAGCGATATTTCAGCTGTGCCCAGATGCAGATGTAATAATTGTTCATAGTAATACGATAGCAAAAGATCAAAAAAAGAATGGCTGGCTTCGGCCTGATGGTATGAACAAGTATCAGGAGGTAGCATATTTTACAGCTAAGTGTGCATCGAGATGA
- the tgt gene encoding tRNA guanosine(34) transglycosylase Tgt encodes MSFELLATDGKARRGRLTFPRGTVETPAFMPVGTYGTVKGMLPRDITATGAEIILGNTFHLWLRPGTEVIKKHGDLHDFMQWKGPILTDSGGFQVFSLGAMRKIKEEGVTFASPVDGAKVFMGPEESMQVQRDLGSDIVMIFDECTPYPADEDVARVSMELSLRWAKRSKEAHGDNTAALFGIVQGGMHQDLRMRSLEGLDKIGFDGLAIGGLSVGEPKHEMIKVLDYLPGQMPADKPRYLMGVGKPEDLVEGVRRGVDMFDCVMPTRNARNGHLFIDTGVLKIRNAFHRHDDSPLDPTCDCYTCQNFSRAYLHHLDKCGEMLGSMLNTIHNLRHYQVLMAGLREAIQQGTLAAFVDAFYAKRGLPVPPLD; translated from the coding sequence ATGTCGTTTGAGTTGCTTGCTACCGACGGCAAGGCTCGTCGCGGTCGTTTGACCTTTCCACGCGGTACCGTAGAAACCCCGGCCTTCATGCCGGTGGGCACCTACGGTACGGTCAAGGGCATGTTGCCGCGGGATATCACCGCCACGGGCGCGGAAATCATTCTGGGCAACACCTTCCACTTGTGGCTGCGCCCTGGCACCGAAGTGATCAAGAAGCACGGCGACCTGCACGATTTCATGCAGTGGAAAGGCCCGATTCTGACCGACTCCGGCGGTTTCCAGGTGTTCAGCCTGGGCGCGATGCGCAAGATCAAGGAGGAGGGCGTGACCTTCGCTTCTCCGGTCGACGGCGCCAAAGTGTTCATGGGCCCGGAAGAGTCGATGCAGGTCCAGCGCGACCTGGGCTCGGACATCGTGATGATCTTTGACGAATGCACCCCGTACCCGGCCGACGAAGACGTCGCGCGGGTCTCGATGGAGCTGTCGTTGCGTTGGGCCAAGCGTTCGAAAGAAGCCCATGGCGACAACACGGCGGCACTGTTCGGCATCGTTCAGGGCGGCATGCACCAGGATTTGCGCATGCGCTCCCTGGAAGGCCTCGACAAGATCGGCTTCGATGGCCTGGCCATTGGCGGTCTGTCGGTGGGCGAGCCGAAGCACGAGATGATCAAGGTGCTGGATTACCTGCCGGGTCAGATGCCGGCTGACAAACCTCGTTACCTTATGGGCGTTGGCAAACCGGAAGATCTGGTTGAGGGTGTGCGCCGCGGTGTGGACATGTTCGATTGCGTGATGCCAACCCGTAATGCCCGCAATGGGCATCTGTTCATTGATACAGGCGTGCTGAAGATCCGTAACGCGTTCCATCGCCATGATGATTCGCCGCTGGATCCGACCTGCGATTGCTACACCTGCCAGAACTTCTCCCGTGCTTATCTGCACCATCTGGACAAGTGTGGCGAAATGCTGGGTAGCATGTTGAATACCATCCACAATTTGCGCCATTACCAGGTGCTTATGGCTGGTTTGCGCGAGGCTATTCAACAGGGTACATTGGCCGCCTTTGTCGATGCCTTCTACGCCAAACGCGGGTTACCTGTTCCGCCTTTGGACTGA
- a CDS encoding IS1182 family transposase codes for MRYIQGENRSQSALFPLSLDELIPDDHLVRVIEAYIALLDFEHLGFDKARPKATGRPSYDPADLLKLYLYGYFQRIRSSRRLEAECRRNVEVMWLLGRLAPDFKTIADFRRDNSAAFTATCRAFVRFCRQAGLIAGELVAIDGSKFQAVASSRKHLTTKKLEHREAALDKKIARYLAQLDEADRDEEGESIDRSAVQKALAELQVKKANNQTCQVLMQAQGLTQHVVGESDAQKMRTASVPLVAYNVQSVVDAKHCLILHHEVTQEGTDNRQLEPMAKAAKDELQQTKLCVTADAGYSNGAQFQACEDAAITAFVPPNRANNPTSGEEQYFDRTDFSYDKDTDQYQCPAGKPLTLKQLNKGDRIYQAAISDCGKCPLKSRCTKAQRRYLMRHAHEAAFERMEQRMKAHPEMMVNRRSIVEHPFGNLKHWIFGNGRFLLRQLKGTRAEMALAVQAYNLKRAIQVLGAQKLIALMG; via the coding sequence ATGCGCTATATCCAAGGTGAAAACCGCTCCCAGAGCGCGCTTTTTCCACTCTCGCTGGACGAGCTCATTCCTGACGACCATCTGGTACGGGTGATCGAAGCCTACATTGCTCTTCTGGACTTCGAGCATTTGGGCTTTGATAAAGCCAGACCCAAGGCCACTGGGCGTCCTTCGTACGATCCCGCCGACCTGCTCAAACTCTATCTGTACGGCTATTTTCAGCGCATTCGTTCGTCGCGGCGACTGGAGGCGGAGTGTCGGCGCAATGTGGAGGTCATGTGGTTGTTGGGCCGACTGGCACCTGACTTCAAAACCATTGCTGATTTTCGGCGCGACAACAGCGCCGCGTTCACCGCAACCTGTCGTGCCTTCGTTCGATTCTGCCGCCAGGCTGGTCTGATTGCCGGAGAGTTGGTGGCCATCGACGGCAGCAAGTTTCAGGCGGTCGCTTCCAGCCGCAAACACCTGACAACAAAAAAACTCGAGCACCGGGAAGCGGCGCTCGACAAGAAGATTGCGCGTTACCTGGCACAACTCGATGAAGCGGATCGCGACGAAGAAGGAGAGTCGATCGACCGCTCAGCGGTACAGAAAGCGCTAGCCGAGTTGCAGGTAAAAAAGGCCAATAACCAGACCTGCCAAGTGCTGATGCAAGCTCAAGGTCTGACTCAACACGTTGTTGGCGAGTCCGATGCGCAAAAAATGCGAACGGCCTCCGTCCCGCTGGTGGCTTACAACGTTCAAAGTGTTGTGGATGCGAAGCACTGCCTGATTTTGCACCACGAAGTCACTCAGGAAGGCACCGATAACCGCCAACTCGAACCGATGGCCAAGGCCGCTAAAGATGAGCTGCAGCAAACAAAACTCTGCGTCACAGCGGATGCAGGTTACTCCAATGGCGCCCAGTTCCAGGCGTGCGAGGACGCGGCGATCACCGCTTTTGTTCCACCGAACAGGGCCAACAACCCTACCAGTGGTGAGGAGCAGTACTTTGACCGGACAGACTTCAGCTACGACAAAGATACTGATCAATATCAGTGCCCCGCTGGCAAACCACTGACACTTAAACAGCTGAACAAAGGCGATCGAATCTACCAGGCGGCAATCAGCGACTGCGGGAAATGTCCGCTGAAAAGCCGCTGCACCAAGGCTCAGCGTCGCTATCTGATGCGCCATGCCCATGAAGCGGCGTTTGAGCGAATGGAACAGCGAATGAAGGCCCATCCCGAGATGATGGTCAATCGCCGATCCATCGTCGAACATCCCTTCGGCAACCTAAAGCACTGGATCTTCGGAAATGGCCGGTTTTTGCTGCGCCAGTTGAAGGGGACTCGCGCAGAAATGGCGCTAGCGGTACAGGCCTACAACTTGAAAAGGGCTATCCAGGTGCTGGGAGCACAAAAGCTGATAGCGCTGATGGGCTGA
- a CDS encoding potassium channel family protein — MKPSHASHVRREFFKAIGFYLRVVWPIFSVLFLLVVLFGLIISYLEGWDPLDGIYFGFVTGLTIGYGELVPKLGVSRILAILLGFNGVLMTAIFAAISVRAIEVAVRAAGREESGKPTA; from the coding sequence ATGAAGCCCTCTCATGCATCGCACGTCCGTCGAGAATTCTTCAAAGCCATCGGGTTCTATTTGCGCGTTGTCTGGCCGATTTTTTCCGTACTGTTTCTGCTGGTCGTACTGTTCGGCCTGATCATCAGCTACCTGGAGGGCTGGGATCCTTTGGACGGCATCTATTTCGGCTTCGTGACCGGTTTGACCATCGGCTATGGAGAACTCGTGCCGAAACTGGGCGTCTCGCGGATTCTGGCGATTTTGCTGGGGTTCAACGGGGTGCTGATGACGGCGATATTTGCGGCGATCAGCGTTCGAGCGATAGAAGTTGCAGTTCGGGCGGCGGGGCGGGAAGAGTCGGGTAAGCCGACGGCGTGA
- the queA gene encoding tRNA preQ1(34) S-adenosylmethionine ribosyltransferase-isomerase QueA produces MRVADFTFELPDSLIARHPLAERRNSRLLTLDGVSGALAHRQFTDLLEHLRPGDLMVFNNTRVIPARLFGQKASGGKLEILVERVLDSHRVLAHVRSSKSPKPGSKILIDGGGEAEMLARHDALFELGFAEEVLPLLDRVGHMPLPPYIDRPDEGSDRERYQTVYAERLGAVAAPTAGLHFDQPLMEAIAAKGVETAFVTLHVGAGTFQPVRVEKIEDHHMHSEWLEVGQDVVDAVEACRARGGRVVAVGTTSVRSLESAARDGVLKPFSGDTDIFIYPGRPFHVVDALVTNFHLPESTLLMLVSAFAGYPEAMAAYKAAVEHGYRFFSYGDAMFITRNPAPRGPEETV; encoded by the coding sequence ATGCGCGTTGCTGACTTTACCTTCGAGCTCCCTGATTCGCTGATCGCCCGCCATCCTTTGGCCGAGCGTCGCAACAGTCGCCTGTTGACCCTTGATGGGGTCAGCGGCGCCCTGGCACACCGTCAATTCACTGATTTGCTTGAGCATTTGCGCCCGGGCGATTTGATGGTGTTTAACAATACCCGGGTGATTCCGGCGCGGCTGTTTGGCCAGAAGGCTTCCGGCGGCAAGCTGGAAATCCTGGTGGAGCGGGTGCTCGATAGTCATCGCGTGCTGGCCCATGTACGGTCCAGCAAGTCGCCGAAGCCGGGGTCGAAGATCCTGATTGATGGCGGTGGCGAAGCCGAGATGCTGGCGCGCCATGACGCGTTGTTTGAGTTGGGGTTCGCCGAAGAGGTGTTGCCGCTGCTCGACCGCGTCGGGCACATGCCGTTGCCTCCTTATATAGACCGCCCGGATGAGGGCTCGGACCGCGAGCGTTATCAGACGGTGTACGCCGAGCGCTTGGGCGCGGTAGCGGCGCCGACGGCGGGGCTGCATTTCGATCAGCCGCTGATGGAGGCGATTGCCGCCAAGGGCGTCGAAACCGCGTTCGTGACCTTGCACGTCGGTGCGGGTACGTTCCAGCCGGTGCGTGTCGAGAAGATCGAAGACCACCACATGCACAGCGAATGGCTGGAAGTCGGCCAGGATGTGGTCGATGCCGTCGAAGCCTGCCGCGCTCGCGGTGGTCGCGTGGTGGCCGTGGGCACCACCAGCGTGCGTTCCCTGGAAAGTGCCGCGCGCGATGGCGTGCTCAAGCCGTTCAGTGGCGACACCGACATCTTTATTTACCCGGGCCGGCCGTTTCATGTGGTCGATGCCCTGGTCACCAACTTCCATTTGCCCGAATCCACGCTGTTGATGCTGGTTTCGGCGTTTGCCGGTTATCCCGAAGCCATGGCTGCCTATAAAGCAGCGGTGGAGCATGGTTACCGCTTTTTCAGCTACGGTGATGCGATGTTTATCACCCGTAATCCGGCGCCACGCGGCCCTGAGGAAACAGTATGA